One Streptomyces coeruleorubidus DNA segment encodes these proteins:
- a CDS encoding peptidoglycan-binding domain-containing protein, protein MPLRPVDPDATTVLPVSPATPGLPTSPDTSALPTLPTPLAPAATEPSVTDLRLFDGAGGRDRGVPEPGEVGRRPRRGRRTALLAAAAGACVAVVAAAGYASGLFSYEAPSRNSALPDDLRASVPDAPSSSAASTPPVSSAQATPSAPAAPPPAPSATGSPSASPSPSTPSASPSPSRSATPSAPRTSATATGPENGPPGNSRQSGGPTVLRLGDRGPEVTELQFRLRQLYLYDEDTDGDYDSRLEEAVRTYQWSRGIQTDDLGVYDRETRAKLESETKEP, encoded by the coding sequence ATGCCCCTGCGCCCGGTCGACCCGGACGCGACCACCGTGCTGCCGGTCTCGCCGGCCACTCCCGGGCTGCCGACCTCCCCGGACACCTCCGCACTCCCGACACTCCCGACGCCCCTGGCCCCCGCCGCGACCGAACCCAGCGTCACCGACCTGCGTCTTTTCGACGGTGCGGGGGGACGGGACCGGGGCGTGCCGGAACCGGGCGAGGTCGGCCGGAGGCCCCGGCGTGGACGGCGTACCGCGCTGCTCGCCGCGGCCGCCGGGGCCTGTGTCGCCGTCGTGGCCGCGGCCGGGTACGCGAGCGGGCTGTTCTCCTACGAGGCGCCGTCCCGGAACTCCGCGCTGCCGGACGACCTCCGGGCGAGCGTGCCGGACGCGCCCTCGAGCAGCGCGGCGTCCACGCCACCGGTGAGCAGCGCACAGGCCACCCCGTCGGCCCCCGCGGCACCACCGCCGGCGCCGTCGGCCACCGGGAGCCCGTCGGCCTCCCCGTCGCCGTCCACGCCGAGCGCCTCGCCGAGCCCGTCGCGGTCGGCCACCCCGTCGGCGCCCCGGACGTCCGCCACGGCCACCGGCCCGGAGAACGGGCCCCCGGGCAACTCCCGCCAGAGCGGCGGTCCCACCGTCCTGCGCCTGGGCGACCGCGGCCCGGAGGTCACCGAACTCCAGTTCCGGCTGCGCCAGTTGTACCTCTACGACGAGGACACCGACGGCGACTACGACAGTCGGCTGGAGGAGGCCGTCCGTACCTACCAGTGGTCGCGCGGCATCCAGACCGACGACCTCGGCGTCTACGACCGGGAGACGCGGGCGAAGCTGGAGTCGGAAACCAAGGAGCCGTGA
- the cpt gene encoding chloramphenicol phosphotransferase CPT encodes MATQVIVLNGGSSSGKSGIVRCLQEVLPDPWLAFGVDSFVEALPAKTRGSDGGISFAADGGVSVGAEFRALDAAWTEGIAAMARAGARIIIDDVFLGGPHSRQRWQKALAGLDVLWVGVRCDSAVAAGREIARGDRVRGMAASQAHLVHEGVHYDLEVDTTHTESLVCARTIAAHV; translated from the coding sequence GTGGCTACTCAGGTGATCGTTCTCAACGGCGGTTCGAGCTCGGGCAAGTCCGGGATCGTACGGTGCCTGCAAGAGGTGCTGCCGGACCCGTGGCTGGCCTTCGGCGTCGACTCGTTCGTCGAGGCGTTGCCCGCGAAGACGCGGGGCTCGGACGGCGGCATCAGCTTCGCGGCGGACGGCGGGGTGAGCGTGGGCGCGGAGTTCCGCGCACTGGACGCGGCCTGGACCGAGGGCATCGCCGCGATGGCCAGGGCCGGCGCGAGGATCATCATCGACGACGTCTTCCTCGGCGGACCGCACTCCCGGCAGCGCTGGCAGAAGGCGCTGGCCGGACTCGACGTGCTGTGGGTCGGCGTCAGATGCGACAGCGCGGTCGCCGCCGGGCGTGAGATCGCCCGGGGCGACCGGGTCCGGGGCATGGCCGCGTCACAGGCACACCTGGTGCACGAGGGCGTGCACTACGACCTGGAGGTGGACACCACACACACCGAGTCCCTGGTGTGTGCGCGCACCATCGCCGCCCACGTCTGA
- a CDS encoding HAD family hydrolase, giving the protein MTATVVLTARALLLDMDGTLVNSDASVERVWRRWSERHGLDADEVMKVVHGRQGYASMALLLPGRPMEQNYADNAWMLAEETADTEGVVPIPGAPEFLASLRGLPHALVTSADVPLSTARMAAAGLDLPEVRVTAESVGASKPDPEGFLKGAAELGVAPADCVVFEDSGAGIEAGRSAGMTVVGVGSRAAFHAPDVVVEDLTQVRVQAVGDGTIRLHVG; this is encoded by the coding sequence ATGACGGCCACCGTCGTGCTCACCGCCCGCGCCCTCCTGCTGGACATGGACGGCACCCTCGTCAACTCCGACGCCTCGGTCGAACGCGTCTGGCGGCGCTGGTCCGAGCGGCACGGACTCGACGCGGACGAGGTCATGAAGGTCGTCCACGGACGGCAGGGATACGCGTCGATGGCGCTGCTGCTGCCCGGCCGGCCGATGGAGCAGAACTACGCGGACAACGCCTGGATGCTCGCCGAGGAGACGGCCGACACCGAGGGTGTCGTCCCGATCCCCGGGGCGCCGGAGTTCCTCGCCTCGCTGCGGGGGCTGCCGCACGCGCTCGTGACCTCCGCCGACGTTCCGCTCTCGACGGCGCGGATGGCCGCGGCCGGGCTGGACCTGCCCGAGGTGCGGGTGACCGCGGAGTCCGTCGGGGCGAGCAAGCCCGACCCGGAGGGCTTTCTGAAGGGCGCCGCCGAGCTGGGTGTGGCGCCCGCGGACTGTGTCGTGTTCGAGGACTCCGGGGCCGGGATAGAGGCCGGGCGTTCCGCCGGGATGACGGTGGTCGGGGTCGGGTCCCGGGCCGCGTTCCACGCGCCGGACGTGGTGGTGGAGGACCTCACGCAGGTGCGCGTTCAGGCCGTGGGGGACGGGACGATCCGCCTGCACGTCGGGTGA